One genomic window of Gossypium hirsutum isolate 1008001.06 chromosome D11, Gossypium_hirsutum_v2.1, whole genome shotgun sequence includes the following:
- the LOC107904652 gene encoding LOW QUALITY PROTEIN: T-complex protein 1 subunit delta (The sequence of the model RefSeq protein was modified relative to this genomic sequence to represent the inferred CDS: inserted 2 bases in 2 codons), which translates to MAAVTAAQPRSSKTESYVDNKRKEDIRQANIKAARAVADAVRTSLGPKGMDKMISTANGEVIITNDGATILNKMEVLQPAAKMLVDLSKSQDSAAGDGTTTVVVIAGALLKQCLLLLTNGIHPTVISDSLHKASTKAVDVLTAMAVPLEISDRESLIKSASTSLNSKVVSQYSTLLAPLAVDSVLSVVDPAKPDMVDLRDIKIVKKLGGTVDDTELVKGLVFDKKASHAAGGPTRMENXKIAVIQFQISPPKTDIEQSIVVSDYTQMDRILKEERNYILGMIKKIKATGCNVLLIXKSILRDAVTDLSLHYLAKAKIMVIKDVEREDIEFITKTLNCLPIANIEHFRAEKLGHADLVEEVSLGDGKIVKVTGIKDMGRTTTVLIRGSNQLVIDEAERSLHDALCVVRCLVSKRFLIAGGGAPEIELSRQLGAWSKVLHGMEGYCVRSFAEALEVIPYTLAENAGLNPIAIVTELRNRHAQGEINAGINVRKGQITNILEENVVQPLLVSTSAITLATECVRMILKIDDIVNVR; encoded by the exons TCAAAGCAGCTCGAGCCGTTGCCGACGCCGTTCGAACTAGCTTAGGTCCTAAAGGTATGGACAAAATGATCTCGACCGCCAACGGCGAAGTCATCATAACCAACGACGGCGCCACTATCTTGAACAAGATGGAAGTCCTCCAGCCCGCCGCTAAAATGCTCGTAGACTTGTCTAAATCGCAAGATTCTGCTGCCGGTGACGGTACCACTACCGTTGTCGTCATCGCCGGCGCCCTTCTTAAACAGTGTTTATTGCTTCTTACCAATGGTATCCATCCTACTGTTATCTCTGATTCTCTCCACAAGGCTTCGACTAAAGCCGTCGATGTACTCACCGCCATGGCCGTCCCTCTCGAGATCTCTGACCGtgaatctttaatcaaatccgcCAGCACTTCGTTGAACAGCAAGGTTGTTAGCCAATACTCGACTCTACTGGCACCGTTGGCCGTTGATTCAGTTCTCTCGGTTGTGGATCCAGCAAAACCGGATATGGTTGATTTACGAGACATCAAGATTGTGAAAAAGCTGGGCGGAACCGTGGACGATACTGAGTTAGTTAAAGGGCTGGTTTTTGATAAGAAAGCGAGTCATGCAGCTGGAGGACCAACCAGAATGGAGA GCAAAATTGCGgtaattcaatttcaaatttccCCTCCTAAAACTGATATTGAACAGAGTATTGTAGTTTCAGATTATACTCAAATGGATAGGATATTGAAAGAGGAAAGGAATTACATTTTGGGTATGATTAAGAAGATCAAGGCAACGGGATGTAATGTTTTGTTGA CAAAGAGTATTTTGAGGGATGCTGTTACTGATTTGTCATTGCATTATCTGGCCAAAGCTAAGATTATGGTTATTAAGGACGTTGAGAGGGAGGATATTGAGTTTATCACCAAGACCTTGAATTGTTTGCCTATTGCTAATATTGAGCATTTTCGAGCTGAGAAGTTGGGGCATGCTGATCTTGTCGAGGAGGTTTCACTTGGTGATGGGAAAATTGTTAAAGTTACTGGGATTAAGGATATGGGAAGGACTACTACTGTTTTGATTCGTGGTTCGAATCAGTTAGTTATCGATGAAGCCGAGAGGAGTTTACATGATGCTTTGTGTGTGGTTAGGTGTTTGGTTAGCAAGAGGTTTTTGATTGCCGGTGGCGGTGCTCCGGAGATTGAATTGTCCAGGCAGCTTGGTGCTTGGTCTAAGGTGTTGCATGGTATGGAGGGCTATTGTGTGAGGTCATTTGCTGAAGCACTGGAAGTTATTCCTTACACATTGGCTGAAAATGCCGGGTTGAACCCTATTGCTATTGTGACTGAGCTGAGGAATCGACATGCTCAAGGAGAGATCAATGCTGGGATCAATGTGAGGAAAGGACAGATTACTAATATCTTGGAGGAGAATGTAGTGCAGCCTTTGCTTGTAAGCACGAGTGCAATTACACTGGCTACAGAGTGTGTGAGGATGATTTTGAAGATTGATGATATCGTTAATGTTAGGTAA
- the LOC107904653 gene encoding uncharacterized protein, with protein sequence MQGNESTRLVCSILAMDQSCFSYKVCRFCETPVSDDKPAEFICNNRKCAGRRRSSKRLFRLLFSIGTETRVMNVVAFDRAAQVIFGCSAQEFFDFSIQQPCAVKIASKVLVGELLKVTLNTPKRGKAEHLRMTNIVPMSSDFEPVIETLRKVDWS encoded by the exons ATGCAAGGTAATGAATCAACAAGGTTAGTATGTTCAATTTTAGCAATGGATCAATCTTGTTTCTCTTATAAAGTTTGTCGTTTTTGCGAAACGCCTGTCTCTGATGACAAGCCGGCCGAGTTTATCTGCAACAATCGCAAATGCGCCGGTCGCCGGCGCAGTTCTAAGAGACTCTTCCGCTTACTC TTTTCAATTGGAACAGAGACAAGGGTTATGAATGTTGTAGCTTTTGATAGGGCTGCACAAGTCATCTTTGGTTGTTCTGCTCAGGAATTctttgatttttcaattcaacaaCCTTGTGCtg TTAAAATAGCTAGTAAAGTATTGGTGGGAGAATTATTGAAGGTGACATTGAACACACCAAAAAGGGGCAAAGCAGAACATCTTCGTATGACAAACATCGTTCCAATGAGTAGCGATTTTGAACCAGTGATTGAGACCCTGAGAAAAGTTGATTGGAGTTAA